In the Centroberyx gerrardi isolate f3 chromosome 9, fCenGer3.hap1.cur.20231027, whole genome shotgun sequence genome, one interval contains:
- the enc3 gene encoding ectodermal-neural cortex 3: MSVSNHENRKSRSSSGSMNIQLFHKTSHADSLLTQLNLLRKRRVFTDVVLKAGNRAFPCHRAVLASCSRYFEAMFGGGLRESRDTDVNFHDSLHPEVLELLLDYAYSARVIINEENAESLLEAGDMLQFHDIRDAAAEFLEKNLHQSNCLGMMLLSDAHQCQRLYELSWRMCLANFATLYRTEDFLSLPRDKVQELIFSEELEVEDESLVYEAVIDWVKADMERRHSELPELLRCVRLALLPETYLLKNVASEELVMGHKVGREIVEDAVRCKMRILQNDGIVTGFCARPRKVSQALLLLGGQTFMCDKVYMIDNKTKEITPKTDIPSPRKECSACAIGCKVYVTGGRGSENGASKDVWVYDTLHDEWSKAAPMLVARFGHGSAELDHILYVVGGHTSLAGSFPASPSVSLKQVEQYDPQTNKWTLVAPLREGVSNAAVVGAKNKLFAFGGTSVNRDKFPKVQCFDPCQNRWTVPAACPQLWRYTAAAVVGNHVVVIGGDTEFSASSAYRFNSETYQWSKFGDVTAKRISCHAVASGNRLYVVGGYFGAQRCKTLDCYDPSSDSWDSVTSVPYSLIPTAFVSTWKYLSA; this comes from the exons ATGTCTGTCAGTAACCACGAAAACAGAAAGTCTCGGTCCAGTTCCGGCTCCATGAACATCCAGCTGTTCCACAAGACGTCCCACGCCGACAGCCTGTTGACCCAGCTCAACCTGCTGCGCAAACGGAGAGTCTTCACTGATGTCGTTCTGAAGGCCGGTAACCGGGCGTTCCCCTGCCACCGGGCCGTCCTGGCCTCCTGCAGCCGGTATTTCGAGGCCATGTTCGGCGGCGGGCTCAGGGAGAGTCGTGACACCGACGTCAACTTCCACGACTCGCTCCACCCGGAGGTGCTGGAGCTCTTGCTCGACTACGCCTACTCGGCCCGGGTCATCATCAACGAGGAAAACGCAGAGTCACTCCTAGAAGCCGGCGACATGCTCCAGTTCCACGACATCAGGGACGCGGCGGCAGAGTTTCTAGAGAAGAACCTCCACCAGTCCAACTGTCTGGGGATGATGCTGCTGTCGGACGCCCACCAGTGCCAGAGACTATACGAGCTGTCGTGGAGAATGTGCCTGGCGAACTTTGCTACCCTCTACAGGACGGAGGACTTCCTCAGCCTGCCCCGAGACAAAGTCCAGGAGCTGATCTTCAGCgaggagctggaggtggaggacgAGAGCCTGGTGTACGAGGCCGTCATCGACTGGGTCAAGGCCGACATGGAGCGGAGGCACAGCGAGCTGCCTGAGCTGCTGCGCTGTGTCCGCCTGGCGCTGCTCCCTGAGACGTACCTGCTGAAGAACGTCGCCTCGGAGGAGCTGGTGATGGGCCACAAGGTGGGCCGGGAGATCGTAGAAGACGCCGTACGCTGCAAGATGAGGATCCTCCAGAACGACGGTATTGTAACGGGGTTCTGCGCCCGGCCCAGAAAGGTCAGCCAGGCCCTGCTGCTTCTGGGAGGACAGACTTTCATGTGCGATAAAGTCTACATGATCGACAACAAGACCAAGGAGATCACGCCCAAAACAGACATCCCCAGCCCCAGGAAAGAATGCAGCGCCTGTGCCATTGGTTGTAAG GTCTATGTAACCGGAGGGCGCGGGTCTGAGAACGGGGCCTCAAAAGATGTCTGGGTCTACGACACGCTACACGACGAGTGGTCCAAAGCTGCACCTATGTTGGTCGCCAGATTCGGACACGGGTCAGCAGAGCTCGACCACATACTGTACGTTGTGGGCGGACACACTTCTCTAGCAGGCTCCTTCCCCGCATCTCCGTCTGTGTCTCTCAAACAGGTGGAACAGTACGACCCTCAGACCAATAAATGGACGCTGGTGGCTCCGCTCAGAGAAGGCGTGAGCAACGCCGCTGTGGTCGGCGCCAAGAACAAACTCTTTGCCTTCGGCGGCACCAGCGTCAACAGAGACAAATTCCCCAAGGTCCAGTGCTTCGACCCGTGCCAGAACCGGTGGACGGTACCGGCCGCCTGCCCGCAGCTGTGGCGCTACACGGCCGCGGCGGTGGTCGGCAACCACGTGGTTGTGATCGGCGGCGACACGGAGTTCTCGGCCAGCTCTGCCTACCGGTTCAACAGCGAGACGTACCAGTGGTCCAAGTTTGGCGACGTGACGGCCAAACGGATCAGCTGCCACGCGGTGGCGTCGGGAAACAGACTCTATGTGGTCGGGGGTTACTTTGGGGCGCAGAGGTGTAAGACGCTGGACTGTTACGACCCTTCGTCCGACTCCTGGGACAGTGTGACCAGTGTTCCCTACTCGCTCATCCCCACCGCCTTCGTCAGCACATGGAAGTACCTCTCAGCCTAG
- the timm13 gene encoding mitochondrial import inner membrane translocase subunit Tim13, giving the protein MDGFGSDFSAGGAGGKMDTGTIMEQVKVQIAVANAQELLQRMTDKCFKKCIGKPGSTLDNSEQKCIAMCMDRYMDAWNTVSRAYNSRLQRERARI; this is encoded by the exons ATGGACGGGTTCGGTTCAGACTTctcagcaggaggagcaggcggTAAAATGGACACCGGGACGATCATGGAGCAAGTCAAGGTCCAGATTGCGGTAGCTAACGCACAGGAGCTCCTGCAG AGAATGACAGACAAATGCTTCAAGAAGTGCATAGGTAAACCAGGAAGCACGCTGGACAACTCTGAGCAG AAATGTATTGCCATGTGTATGGACCGGTATATGGACGCCTGGAACACTGTGTCCCGAGCCTACAACTCCAGGCTACAGAGGGAAAGAGCTCGCATATGA